In Candidatus Cetobacterium colombiensis, one genomic interval encodes:
- the rimM gene encoding ribosome maturation factor RimM (Essential for efficient processing of 16S rRNA) has product MELLSVGRVSGTHHLKGAIKVTSNIDDLEILNGNKVMVELSSGEIKILTIKKVAHMIDKKWIVEFEELTNKTDAGTIQNAVIKVRRDILGIEEDEFLANDVIGMKAITESGENIGEVVDIYETAAHDIYVIEDEEFETMIPDVEVFIKKIDFNKREMIVSLIEGMREKKKD; this is encoded by the coding sequence ATGGAATTATTATCAGTTGGAAGAGTTTCAGGAACACATCACTTAAAGGGTGCTATAAAGGTTACTTCAAATATAGATGATTTAGAAATACTAAATGGAAATAAAGTAATGGTTGAGCTATCTTCTGGAGAAATAAAGATTTTAACTATAAAGAAAGTAGCGCATATGATTGATAAAAAGTGGATTGTAGAATTTGAAGAGTTAACAAATAAAACAGATGCAGGAACAATTCAAAATGCAGTTATAAAAGTAAGAAGAGATATATTAGGGATTGAAGAGGATGAGTTCTTAGCAAATGATGTAATAGGAATGAAAGCGATAACTGAGTCTGGAGAGAATATAGGTGAAGTTGTAGATATTTATGAAACTGCAGCACACGATATTTATGTAATAGAAGATGAAGAGTTTGAAACAATGATTCCAGATGTAGAAGTTTTTATAAAAAAGATAGACTTTAATAAAAGAGAAATGATAGTTTCTTTAATTGAAGGTATGAGAGAAAAAAAGAAAGACTAA
- a CDS encoding ABC transporter ATP-binding protein: MIEIKRVSKSFSGFSLKNINLFIEKGEFIGILGQSGSGKSTLLNLVAGLDKDFIGEILIDEKKPSKMIKDGEVAMVFQKDLLLPHLNVWENIAFGLKIKKVNKGEIEKRVKEAIKDVDLVGKEKRFPNELSGGEKQRVAIARAIVTRPKILLMDEPFSALDFNLRDRMQKLVKKLHEKLKITIIFVTHDREEAFYLSTKIGVMFKGELLDYGTPESLYYRPKNVYTAKLLAVENIFSKNIFEKIFQCEVKECGFVAIRGRNIKIVDDSKLKGQVHEVNFKMGEYSIEILVQNEKITLVQEKEFTSKIGDVISFDYDDKDKILIEGVKKC, translated from the coding sequence ATGATAGAAATCAAAAGGGTATCAAAATCTTTTTCTGGATTTTCATTGAAAAATATAAATTTATTTATAGAGAAGGGTGAATTTATAGGTATTTTAGGACAATCTGGATCGGGAAAATCAACTCTTTTAAATTTAGTAGCAGGTTTAGATAAAGATTTTATAGGTGAAATATTAATAGATGAAAAAAAGCCTAGTAAAATGATAAAAGATGGAGAGGTAGCTATGGTTTTTCAGAAAGATTTATTGCTTCCTCATTTAAATGTTTGGGAAAATATAGCATTTGGTTTAAAAATAAAAAAAGTTAATAAGGGTGAAATTGAAAAAAGAGTAAAAGAAGCTATCAAAGATGTGGATTTAGTTGGAAAAGAAAAAAGATTTCCAAATGAATTGAGCGGTGGTGAAAAACAAAGAGTGGCTATAGCTAGGGCTATAGTTACAAGACCTAAAATTTTATTGATGGATGAACCATTTTCAGCCTTAGACTTTAATTTAAGAGATAGAATGCAAAAATTAGTTAAAAAACTTCACGAAAAATTAAAAATTACAATTATTTTTGTGACTCACGATAGAGAGGAAGCGTTTTATCTATCAACTAAAATAGGAGTAATGTTTAAAGGAGAACTATTAGACTATGGGACTCCAGAAAGTTTATATTACAGACCTAAAAATGTATATACAGCAAAATTATTAGCAGTTGAAAATATTTTTTCTAAAAATATTTTTGAGAAAATATTTCAATGTGAAGTTAAAGAATGTGGATTTGTTGCTATAAGAGGAAGAAATATAAAAATTGTAGACGATTCAAAATTAAAAGGACAAGTTCATGAAGTTAATTTTAAAATGGGAGAGTATTCTATTGAAATTTTAGTTCAAAATGAAAAAATAACTTTAGTTCAAGAAAAAGAATTCACTTCTAAAATAGGTGATGTAATATCTTTTGACTATGATGATAAAGATAAGATTTTAATAGAAGGAGTAAAAAAATGTTAG
- the rsmA gene encoding 16S rRNA (adenine(1518)-N(6)/adenine(1519)-N(6))-dimethyltransferase RsmA has product MSFKHKKKFGQNFLTDQNDVLNKIMEVSSVQEDEHIIEIGPGEGALTALLLERADKVTCIEIDTDLEKILTKKYSSNPKFNLIMQDVLTVDLKNVLKKGRVVANIPYYITSPIINKIIENRDIISEMFIMVQKEVAERVCSKSGKERSVLTLAVEYYGEAEYLFTIPKAFFTPPPKVDSAFMSIKFYNDRRYEDKISEELFFKYVKAAFSNKRKNIINNLTTLGYSKDVIREKLAKLGIPETERAENLTIEQFIELAEIFEAE; this is encoded by the coding sequence ATGTCCTTTAAACATAAGAAAAAATTTGGACAAAACTTCTTAACAGATCAAAATGATGTGTTAAATAAAATAATGGAAGTTTCAAGTGTTCAAGAAGATGAGCATATAATTGAGATTGGACCAGGTGAAGGAGCTTTAACAGCTTTACTTTTAGAAAGAGCAGATAAAGTTACTTGTATAGAGATTGATACTGATTTAGAGAAGATTCTTACAAAGAAGTATTCATCAAATCCAAAATTTAATTTAATAATGCAAGATGTATTGACAGTAGATTTAAAAAATGTATTAAAAAAAGGAAGAGTAGTAGCAAATATTCCTTACTATATAACGTCACCAATTATAAATAAAATCATAGAAAATAGAGATATTATAAGTGAAATGTTTATAATGGTACAAAAAGAAGTGGCTGAAAGAGTTTGTTCTAAGTCAGGAAAAGAAAGAAGTGTACTGACTCTAGCAGTGGAGTATTATGGAGAGGCAGAGTATTTATTTACAATACCTAAAGCATTCTTTACACCGCCACCAAAAGTAGATTCAGCATTTATGTCGATAAAATTCTATAACGATAGAAGATACGAGGATAAAATATCAGAAGAATTGTTTTTTAAATATGTAAAAGCAGCTTTTTCAAACAAGAGAAAAAATATAATAAATAACCTGACAACATTAGGTTATTCAAAGGATGTTATAAGAGAAAAGTTAGCTAAATTAGGTATCCCTGAAACTGAAAGAGCAGAAAACCTAACAATAGAACAGTTCATAGAGTTAGCTGAAATATTTGAAGCAGAATAA
- a CDS encoding MarR family winged helix-turn-helix transcriptional regulator, whose translation MNNINKVNDVLENFYKLFYETEDLALKRGIKCITHTELHIIEAIGKESLSMNELSDRLGITMGTATVAITKLREKGFIDRVRSDADRRKVYVSLSKKGIEALNYHNSYHKNIISTITENIPAKDLNHFTETFELILKNLKDKTEFFKPHSVTEFPVGTIVSINEVKGTPIVQDYFSNNGIEHYSTVKIVESEEKDKVALEKEDGSILKVNLLDAKNLIAIKVEE comes from the coding sequence ATGAATAATATAAATAAAGTTAACGATGTCTTAGAAAATTTTTATAAACTTTTTTACGAAACAGAAGACCTTGCATTAAAAAGAGGAATAAAATGCATTACACACACTGAGCTACACATAATCGAAGCAATTGGAAAAGAATCTCTTAGTATGAATGAGCTTTCTGATAGACTTGGAATTACAATGGGAACTGCAACAGTTGCTATTACAAAATTAAGAGAAAAAGGATTTATTGATAGAGTTCGTTCTGATGCAGATAGAAGAAAAGTTTATGTTTCTTTATCAAAAAAAGGTATTGAAGCATTAAATTACCATAATAGCTACCATAAGAATATTATTTCTACTATCACAGAGAATATTCCAGCTAAAGATTTAAATCATTTTACTGAAACTTTTGAACTGATTTTAAAAAATTTAAAAGATAAAACAGAGTTTTTCAAACCTCATTCTGTTACTGAGTTCCCTGTGGGAACAATCGTTTCTATCAATGAAGTTAAAGGTACTCCAATTGTTCAAGATTATTTCTCAAACAACGGTATAGAACACTACTCAACAGTTAAAATTGTAGAATCTGAAGAAAAAGATAAGGTAGCACTTGAAAAAGAAGATGGTTCAATTTTAAAAGTTAATCTTTTAGACGCTAAAAACTTAATCGCCATAAAGGTAGAGGAATAA
- the rpe gene encoding ribulose-phosphate 3-epimerase, translating to MKKDIKIAPSILSADFSQLGNEVIAIDKAGADYVHIDVMDGMFVPNITFGAPVIKSIRNKTNLIFDVHLMIESPERYIEDFVKAGADIIVVHAEATKHLHRTLQLIKSFGIKAGVSLNPATPVEAIKYVIDELDMVLVMSVNPGFGGQKFIESSLKKIKEVRNLNETVDIQVDGGITNETIGKCIEAGANIFVAGSYVFSGDYKERIESLKER from the coding sequence ATAAAAAAAGATATTAAAATAGCACCATCTATTCTTTCTGCTGATTTCAGTCAACTAGGAAATGAAGTTATTGCCATTGATAAAGCTGGAGCCGATTATGTACACATCGATGTTATGGATGGAATGTTTGTTCCTAATATAACATTCGGTGCACCTGTTATAAAATCAATAAGAAATAAAACTAACTTAATCTTCGATGTTCATCTTATGATTGAATCCCCTGAAAGATATATTGAAGATTTCGTAAAAGCTGGAGCTGATATAATTGTTGTTCATGCTGAAGCTACTAAACATCTACACAGAACTCTTCAATTAATAAAATCTTTTGGAATAAAAGCTGGTGTTTCTTTAAATCCTGCAACTCCTGTTGAGGCTATTAAATATGTTATTGATGAGTTAGATATGGTTTTAGTTATGTCAGTTAACCCTGGGTTTGGCGGACAAAAATTTATTGAAAGCTCACTAAAAAAAATCAAAGAAGTTCGTAATTTAAATGAAACTGTTGACATCCAAGTTGATGGTGGTATTACTAACGAAACTATTGGAAAATGTATCGAAGCTGGAGCTAATATTTTTGTTGCTGGTTCGTATGTTTTCTCTGGAGATTATAAGGAGAGAATTGAATCTTTAAAGGAGAGATAA
- a CDS encoding RNA methyltransferase has product MRKAIYLGLVHSPVYNKRGDVVCTSVTNFDIHDISRTCRTYDVNQYHIIVSVDAQKQLTERIIGYWQDGFGTGYNRDREEAFGRTRVYESIEKSISEIEKREGKKPLIITTSAKIFPNSIGYKELSEKMMNDDQPYLILFGTGWGLIDEVMDMSDYILEPIRGKAEYNHLSVRSAVSIILDRLLGEN; this is encoded by the coding sequence ATGAGAAAAGCAATATATTTAGGATTAGTTCACTCACCAGTATACAATAAAAGAGGAGATGTTGTTTGTACTTCTGTGACAAATTTTGATATTCATGATATTTCTAGAACATGTAGAACATACGATGTAAATCAGTATCATATTATAGTATCTGTGGATGCACAAAAGCAACTTACAGAAAGAATAATAGGTTATTGGCAGGATGGATTTGGAACTGGATACAATAGAGATAGAGAAGAAGCATTTGGTAGAACAAGAGTTTATGAATCAATAGAAAAAAGTATATCTGAAATAGAAAAAAGAGAAGGTAAAAAACCACTAATAATCACTACTTCAGCAAAAATATTTCCAAATTCAATAGGGTACAAAGAGTTGTCTGAAAAAATGATGAATGATGATCAACCTTATTTAATATTATTTGGAACAGGGTGGGGACTAATTGATGAGGTAATGGATATGTCTGATTATATATTAGAGCCAATAAGAGGAAAGGCAGAATATAACCATTTATCTGTAAGATCAGCAGTTTCTATTATTTTGGATAGATTATTAGGAGAAAATTAA
- a CDS encoding Rqc2 family fibronectin-binding protein, which yields MLYLDGISLNKIKNELEETLKGKGVNKVVQTSSLAISINFGKQRFILSCFPSLSLCYLSDTKEDNLLEENSSFSLNLKKYIVGSTLISIKQIGFDRILMFTFSKLNELGEVKVYNLYFEMMGKHSNLILTTKENKVLDSIKRFSIEENPTRVLFPGIDYTTPSVNKKTSPSSLDEKTFSKEKEENTLLKNVEGFGKLLANSVSSFEKFENILNDKISPKIFFNEYDEIILATVLNIEPKEFHSVKSYDSFQELINFYLQNQNLSNTFKILKDKLLSCVKKEIKKSEKVILSIKKDLEEKKDFDRYRELGDILAASLYSLKKGMSEVELYDFYNDTMCKIPLDPLVSPQVNLEKIYKKYNKLKKGMEFNQKRLIEISDNLKYFLGVESFINNSDSKENLKLIEEELLNQGYLKISSKVKNKKAPKKQVSKSFNFGEINIDNVLVRYGRNNLENDALTTKYAHREDMWFHCKDMPGTHAVVNHTETLSDKTIYDIAVFCGQQSKLPKGTKLTVDYTQVKYLNKPKNAKPGFVTYKIFNSIIVTI from the coding sequence ATGTTATATTTAGATGGAATCTCTTTAAATAAAATCAAAAATGAATTAGAAGAGACTTTAAAAGGAAAAGGAGTTAACAAAGTTGTTCAAACTAGTTCGTTAGCAATAAGTATTAACTTCGGGAAACAGAGATTTATTCTCTCTTGTTTCCCTTCTCTTTCATTATGCTACCTTTCTGATACAAAAGAAGATAATTTATTAGAAGAAAATAGTTCTTTTTCTCTAAATCTAAAAAAATATATTGTAGGATCAACTTTAATTAGTATTAAACAAATAGGTTTTGATAGAATTCTTATGTTTACTTTTTCAAAGTTAAATGAACTAGGAGAAGTTAAAGTTTATAATCTTTATTTTGAAATGATGGGAAAACATTCCAACCTTATTCTTACAACAAAAGAAAATAAAGTTTTAGACTCTATAAAACGTTTTTCTATTGAAGAAAATCCAACTAGAGTTTTATTTCCTGGAATTGATTATACTACTCCTTCTGTTAATAAAAAAACTTCTCCTTCTTCACTTGACGAAAAAACTTTTTCCAAAGAAAAAGAAGAGAATACACTTTTAAAAAATGTTGAAGGATTTGGTAAACTTCTTGCTAATTCCGTTTCATCTTTTGAAAAGTTTGAAAATATTTTAAATGATAAAATTTCACCTAAAATATTTTTCAATGAGTACGATGAAATAATTTTAGCAACTGTCTTAAATATTGAACCTAAAGAGTTTCATTCTGTAAAAAGCTACGACTCTTTCCAAGAACTAATAAATTTTTATTTACAAAATCAAAATTTATCAAACACTTTTAAAATTTTAAAAGATAAACTTTTATCTTGTGTAAAAAAAGAGATAAAAAAATCTGAAAAAGTTATTCTATCTATAAAAAAAGATTTAGAAGAAAAAAAAGATTTTGACAGATATAGAGAACTTGGAGATATTTTAGCAGCCTCACTGTACTCTTTAAAAAAAGGAATGTCTGAAGTTGAACTTTATGATTTTTACAATGATACTATGTGTAAAATTCCTTTAGATCCTTTGGTATCTCCTCAAGTTAATTTAGAAAAAATCTATAAAAAATATAATAAATTAAAAAAGGGAATGGAGTTTAATCAAAAAAGATTAATTGAAATCTCTGATAACTTAAAATATTTTTTAGGCGTTGAATCATTTATTAATAATAGTGATTCAAAAGAAAATTTAAAATTAATTGAAGAAGAGTTATTAAATCAAGGTTATTTAAAAATATCTTCTAAAGTAAAAAATAAAAAAGCACCTAAAAAACAAGTTTCAAAATCTTTTAACTTTGGAGAGATTAATATTGATAACGTATTGGTTAGATATGGTAGAAATAATTTAGAAAATGATGCTTTAACTACTAAATACGCTCACAGAGAAGATATGTGGTTCCACTGTAAAGATATGCCTGGAACTCACGCCGTTGTTAATCATACTGAAACTTTATCAGACAAAACTATATATGATATTGCTGTTTTTTGTGGTCAACAGTCAAAGTTGCCAAAAGGTACAAAACTAACAGTTGATTATACACAAGTTAAATACTTAAATAAACCCAAAAATGCTAAGCCAGGTTTTGTAACTTATAAAATATTTAATTCAATTATAGTAACAATTTAA
- the rsgA gene encoding ribosome small subunit-dependent GTPase A: protein MNKIQGFYNIESNGKEYLCKLRGILKRSDKRENCTVGDYVIFDEDGFITEVKPRKNLLRRPLVANIDYGVIQFAAKDPVIDYEKINILILNSLYNKINPVLIINKIDLLTKEELEEIKSNLEYLSKIDIPVFYISTYENLGIEDLKDFLKGNVTAFGGPSGVGKSSILNLLQDSKELKTGETSKRLRAGKHTTRDSKLLTLPSGGFVIDTPGFSSVDLPPTENAQELISLFPEFKTVEDCKFNNCVHINEPQCGIKNAAESGKIPKERYDFYKRCYEKSKNEIWNKYK, encoded by the coding sequence ATTAATAAAATTCAAGGATTTTATAATATTGAAAGCAATGGTAAAGAGTACCTTTGTAAATTAAGAGGTATTTTAAAAAGATCTGACAAAAGAGAAAATTGTACAGTTGGAGATTATGTTATTTTTGACGAAGATGGTTTCATCACAGAAGTTAAACCTAGAAAAAATCTTCTAAGAAGACCTTTAGTTGCCAATATTGATTATGGTGTTATCCAATTTGCAGCAAAAGACCCTGTTATAGATTATGAAAAAATTAATATTTTAATATTAAATAGTCTATATAACAAAATTAATCCAGTTTTAATAATAAATAAAATTGATCTTTTAACTAAAGAGGAATTAGAAGAAATTAAATCTAATTTAGAATATCTATCTAAAATAGATATACCTGTTTTTTATATTTCAACTTATGAAAATCTTGGAATTGAAGATTTAAAAGATTTTTTAAAAGGAAATGTTACTGCATTTGGAGGTCCATCTGGAGTTGGTAAATCTAGTATTTTAAATCTTTTACAAGATTCAAAGGAATTAAAAACTGGTGAAACAAGTAAAAGATTGAGAGCTGGAAAACATACTACTAGAGATAGTAAACTTCTTACATTACCTAGCGGTGGATTCGTTATAGATACTCCTGGATTTTCTTCAGTTGATTTACCACCTACGGAAAATGCTCAAGAATTAATTTCTCTTTTTCCAGAATTTAAAACAGTCGAAGATTGTAAATTTAACAATTGTGTTCATATTAATGAACCACAATGTGGTATTAAAAATGCTGCTGAAAGTGGAAAAATTCCAAAAGAACGTTATGATTTTTATAAGCGTTGCTATGAAAAATCTAAAAATGAAATTTGGAATAAATATAAATAA
- a CDS encoding DUF4911 domain-containing protein: MMESYEFRIKTKREDIDFINKIMEAYEGVGVVRTKNADAGDLTIVSTTDFKEDVRMIVEDLNKKWVKAEIVWEGPWSGEL, translated from the coding sequence ATAATGGAAAGTTATGAATTTAGAATAAAAACAAAACGTGAAGATATAGACTTCATTAATAAAATAATGGAAGCTTACGAAGGTGTTGGAGTAGTAAGAACAAAAAATGCTGATGCGGGAGACTTAACGATTGTTTCTACAACAGATTTTAAAGAAGATGTAAGAATGATTGTAGAAGACTTGAATAAAAAATGGGTAAAAGCAGAAATTGTATGGGAAGGACCTTGGTCTGGAGAGTTATAA
- the trmD gene encoding tRNA (guanosine(37)-N1)-methyltransferase TrmD, which produces MKINILTLFPEFFNSFKEHSIIKRAVEREQVKINIVNIRDFAEGKHKQCDDIPFGGGAGMVMKPEPILRALEENKGKVIYTSPQGVKLNQNLACELAQEQEITIIAGHYEGIDERVIESKVDLEISLGDFVLTGGELPAMVISDAIIRLIPGVIKKESYENDSFYNGLLDYPHYTRPAEFEGLKVPEVLMSGHHKNIDEWRLKQSLKRTQERRPELLKGREFSKLEKKLLKEIKEGQ; this is translated from the coding sequence GTGAAAATAAATATATTAACACTATTTCCAGAGTTTTTTAATTCTTTTAAAGAACACAGTATTATAAAAAGAGCTGTGGAAAGAGAGCAGGTAAAAATAAATATAGTTAATATAAGAGACTTTGCTGAAGGAAAACATAAACAGTGTGATGATATTCCTTTTGGAGGCGGAGCTGGAATGGTTATGAAACCAGAGCCAATACTAAGAGCTTTAGAAGAAAATAAAGGTAAAGTTATTTATACATCTCCTCAAGGAGTAAAATTAAATCAAAATTTAGCTTGTGAGTTAGCTCAAGAGCAAGAAATTACAATCATAGCTGGTCATTATGAAGGAATTGATGAAAGAGTTATTGAAAGTAAAGTTGATTTAGAAATTTCTTTGGGAGATTTTGTTTTAACAGGAGGAGAATTACCAGCAATGGTAATTTCAGACGCAATAATTCGTCTGATTCCAGGTGTTATAAAAAAAGAATCATATGAAAACGACTCTTTTTATAATGGATTATTAGATTATCCACATTATACAAGACCTGCTGAATTTGAAGGATTAAAAGTTCCGGAAGTTTTAATGTCTGGTCATCATAAAAATATAGATGAATGGAGATTAAAACAAAGTTTAAAAAGAACTCAAGAAAGAAGACCAGAACTTTTAAAAGGTCGTGAGTTTTCTAAGTTAGAGAAAAAACTTTTAAAAGAGATTAAAGAGGGGCAATAG
- a CDS encoding KH domain-containing protein — translation MEKLEILINYIIGELVETKEGIRISYDLIDDTVTFKVSVTQGEMGRVIGKNGLTANAIRGVMQAAGVKDRLNVNVEFVD, via the coding sequence GTGGAAAAATTAGAGATATTAATAAATTATATTATAGGTGAGTTAGTAGAAACAAAAGAGGGAATTAGAATATCTTATGATTTAATTGACGATACAGTTACTTTTAAAGTTAGTGTTACTCAAGGAGAAATGGGAAGAGTTATTGGAAAAAATGGACTTACAGCTAATGCTATAAGAGGAGTTATGCAAGCTGCTGGAGTTAAAGATAGATTAAATGTAAACGTAGAATTTGTAGATTAA
- a CDS encoding CDP-alcohol phosphatidyltransferase family protein, with amino-acid sequence MLDTHCRKYIQPLIAVGADIALKLGLTANGVTIIAMLVGLLSGVLTAFNLSIIGVAILWFSGYLDAVDGTMARKTKSSSAFGTVMDITFDRMVEGAIILGVAYKYPQFSFISLILAISIIISMTIFLTTGPLAENKGEKTFHYQAGLAERTEGFLMLSLMMLLGDKAGAVINIFTVMVLFTAGQRFFDAKKILK; translated from the coding sequence ATGTTAGATACACATTGTAGAAAATATATCCAACCATTGATTGCAGTTGGAGCGGATATAGCTTTAAAATTAGGGTTGACAGCAAATGGTGTTACAATTATAGCTATGCTAGTTGGACTTTTAAGTGGAGTTCTAACTGCATTTAATTTAAGCATTATTGGAGTTGCTATTCTTTGGTTTTCAGGATATTTAGATGCAGTAGATGGAACAATGGCTAGAAAAACAAAATCATCTTCAGCTTTTGGAACTGTAATGGATATAACTTTTGATAGAATGGTTGAGGGGGCTATAATACTTGGTGTTGCATATAAATATCCTCAATTTAGCTTTATATCGTTAATTTTAGCGATAAGTATAATAATATCAATGACTATATTTTTAACAACAGGACCTTTAGCAGAGAATAAAGGAGAAAAAACATTCCATTACCAAGCTGGTTTAGCAGAGAGAACAGAGGGATTTTTAATGCTTAGTTTAATGATGCTATTAGGTGATAAAGCTGGAGCTGTAATAAATATATTTACAGTTATGGTTTTATTTACAGCAGGTCAAAGATTTTTTGATGCTAAAAAAATATTAAAATAA
- the hpt gene encoding hypoxanthine phosphoribosyltransferase, whose translation MDYTIEKMISEEELQVRIREVAKEIEKDYQGKDLICVGLLKGSIMFMADLLKSVELDLAMDFMKVSSYHGGTDSTGVVKILKDVDADLTGKDVLIIEDIIDTGLTLESVKKFLMTKQPKSLKVCSLLDKPSRRKVEMVGEYIGFEIPDEFVIGYGLDYDELYRNLPYIGKVVKK comes from the coding sequence ATGGATTACACAATAGAGAAAATGATTTCTGAAGAAGAGTTACAGGTTAGAATAAGAGAGGTAGCAAAAGAAATTGAAAAAGATTATCAAGGAAAAGATCTTATTTGTGTAGGTCTACTTAAAGGATCAATCATGTTCATGGCTGATTTATTAAAGAGTGTAGAATTAGATTTAGCTATGGATTTCATGAAAGTCTCTAGTTACCATGGTGGAACAGACAGTACAGGTGTAGTGAAGATTTTAAAAGATGTAGATGCAGATTTAACAGGAAAGGATGTTTTAATTATAGAGGATATAATTGATACAGGTTTAACTTTAGAATCTGTAAAAAAATTCTTAATGACAAAACAACCAAAGTCTTTAAAAGTTTGTTCTTTACTAGATAAGCCAAGTAGAAGAAAAGTTGAAATGGTTGGAGAATACATCGGATTTGAAATTCCAGATGAATTCGTTATAGGGTATGGTTTAGATTACGATGAACTATACAGAAACCTTCCTTATATTGGAAAAGTAGTTAAAAAGTAA
- a CDS encoding gamma carbonic anhydrase family protein, which translates to MIYKLGNLVPKIGENNLILESASIIGEVETGKNVSIWFSAVLRADMSKIVIGNNSNIQDNTTVHGDTPYPVVIGENVTIGHNCVIHGCEIGDNVIVGMGSILLNGAKIPKNCIVGAGSLVTDKLVAEEGDLIVGSPAKVIKKLSEKNIDYLKYANKVYLDKIETYKKLERIG; encoded by the coding sequence ATGATATATAAATTAGGAAATTTAGTTCCAAAAATTGGTGAAAATAATCTTATTTTAGAGAGTGCATCTATAATTGGAGAGGTAGAAACGGGAAAAAATGTAAGCATTTGGTTTTCTGCGGTGTTAAGAGCTGATATGAGTAAAATAGTGATAGGTAATAACTCGAATATTCAGGATAATACAACAGTTCATGGAGATACTCCATATCCAGTTGTAATAGGAGAAAATGTAACAATAGGTCATAACTGTGTTATTCATGGATGTGAAATTGGAGATAATGTTATAGTTGGAATGGGATCTATTTTATTAAACGGAGCTAAAATTCCTAAGAATTGTATTGTGGGAGCAGGAAGTTTAGTAACGGATAAATTAGTGGCTGAAGAGGGAGATTTAATTGTGGGTTCTCCTGCTAAAGTTATAAAAAAACTTTCTGAAAAAAATATAGATTATTTAAAATATGCAAATAAAGTTTATTTAGATAAAATTGAAACATATAAAAAATTAGAGAGAATAGGGTAG
- a CDS encoding PASTA domain-containing protein: MKKYLAYLLSFVLVISICFFSFNIALKTYFNKSYYSLPNLVGMNLPQINKIDSIDKVNVIVAGTDFSDLPAGAVFKQNPLPEKVVKEGRTVRVWLSKGKDDYTMPDFANKNLIEVSARLQEEGVKLKKVSYTSSNLPYNTVLATTPSSGENTQKNKGVSLLLSNSNSVATVEVPDTIGYTFEEANNELISKGLIIGTVKEKVIPDLEKGIVVETTHMGETVPAGTIIDLVVSY; the protein is encoded by the coding sequence ATGAAAAAATATTTAGCTTATTTGCTATCTTTTGTACTTGTTATTTCTATCTGTTTTTTTAGTTTCAACATTGCTCTAAAAACATATTTTAATAAAAGTTATTATTCTTTACCCAATCTTGTTGGAATGAATCTACCACAAATTAATAAGATAGATTCTATCGATAAAGTAAATGTAATTGTTGCTGGAACAGATTTTTCAGATTTACCTGCTGGAGCTGTTTTCAAACAGAATCCCCTACCTGAAAAAGTTGTTAAAGAAGGAAGAACTGTTAGAGTTTGGTTAAGTAAAGGAAAAGATGATTACACTATGCCAGACTTTGCTAATAAAAATCTTATTGAAGTATCTGCAAGATTACAAGAAGAAGGAGTTAAATTAAAAAAAGTTTCATATACTTCTTCAAATCTTCCATACAATACTGTTTTAGCTACTACTCCATCATCTGGAGAAAATACTCAAAAAAATAAAGGTGTTTCTCTTTTATTAAGTAACTCTAATTCTGTTGCTACTGTAGAAGTTCCAGATACAATTGGTTACACATTTGAAGAGGCTAATAACGAGTTAATTTCTAAAGGTCTTATAATTGGAACAGTTAAGGAAAAAGTTATCCCTGATTTAGAAAAGGGAATTGTTGTAGAAACTACTCATATGGGAGAAACTGTTCCTGCAGGAACAATTATCGATCTCGTAGTGAGTTATTAA